CGCGGACGCACCGACGGCTTCATCTACGCCTACATCCGTCACGGCGGCGTAGTCATGCCGCGCTATGGCCAGTCGGTCACCGCGCACGAAGCGTGGGACCTGGTGAACTTCATCCGGCATCGCCAGAAGACGACTTCCCGATGAGCCACGAGGCGATCCTCAAAGACATCGCAGCGAAGCTCCCGGTCACGCCGAACGCCCGCAAGCGCCAGCTGTGGATCGCGTGCTTCGTGATCGGACTGGCTTCGTTCGGATTCCTGCTGTTCACGAACCCGCAACGCGGCTGGGCCTCGTGGCTGATCAACACGATGTTCTGGCTCGGCGTCGCGATGGGCGGGGTGGTGCTGGCCTCCGCGATTCGCCTGACGAACGGTCGCTGGGGCGGACCGATCATGCGCATCGGCGAGTCGTTCTCGGCCTACCTGCCGCTCGGTATCGCGACGCTGGTGGTGTTGCTGATCGGCGGCGTGCCGCAGCTCATGCCGTGGGCGCACGATGTGAATCCGCGTCAGGCCGCCTATCTCAACCTGCCGTTCCTGTGGATCCGCTCGGTCGGTGGGCTGCTGTTGTTCTGGTGGCTGGCGCGGCGCCTGGTCAACAACTCGCTTCGCATGGACGCGCAACACCTGAAGGCCTACGTCGCGCCGTCGCTCAAGCCGACCTACGACAAGCTCGCCGAAGGCTGGCGCGGCGATGCGCAGGAGCGCGACCGCTATCGCCACGAAGTCGCCCATCAGTCGCCGCAGATCGCGCTGCTGTTCGCGGTGCTCTACAGCGTGATGGCGTGGGACTTCTTCATGTCGATCACGCCGAACTGGGCGAGCGGCATGTTCGGCTGGTTCGTCTATGCCGCCGCGTTCAACACCGGAGTCGCGATGACCGCGTTCGTGGCGGCGCAGGTGCGTTCCAAGTACCGGCTCGAGAGCTACATCACGCCGAATCACTTCTGGGACATCGGCAAGGTGATGTTCAGCTTCTGCATCTTCTGGGTCTACACGTTCTGGTCGCACTACCTGCCGATCTGGTACGCGAACATGCCCGAGGAGACGTGGTGGGTGTTCATCCGGTTCGAGGAGCCGTGGCGGACGCTGTCGTTCACGGTCTTCACCTTGATCTTCCTGATTCCGTTCTTCGGACTGATGAACAAGGCCACCAAGTCGAGCCCGTTCTGGATGACGCTGTTCACGCTCAACGTGATGGCGGGCGTGTGGCTCGAACGCCACGTGATCGTGATGCCCTCGGTGCACCCGGAGAGCGTGTGGCTGGGCCTGCCGGAGATCGGGATCGGGATCGGATTCATGGGGCTGTTCGGCTGGGCGGTTCAGGGATTCCTCACCCGCTTCCCGTGCGTCAAGGTGATCGACGTCTTAGCGGCATCCGAGGGGCACGGGCACTAGCGCGAACGATTCGTCGCGCAGTTGACGCCCGGCCCCGGTTCACGGGACCGGGCGTTTTCGTTGGTGAGTGCCGGGATGGCGAAATGGCAGACGCAGCGGACTTAAAATCCGCAGGGCTCACGCCCATGCAGGTTCGAGTCCTGCTCCCGGCACCACGCTTCATTGTGGTACTTCTCGCGGCACATGAATCCGCTCCGCCGTGGTGGTCTGCTGCTGCACCCGACGTCGCTGCCCGGACGCTTCGGCATCGGCGATCTGGGACCCGAGGCATCGCGCTGGGTTCAGGCCGTCGCCGAATCGGGTCTCTCGCTGTGGCAGGTGCTGCCGCTCGGGCCGACCGGATTCGGCGACTCGCCCTATCAGTGCTTCTCGGCGTTCGGCGGAAATCCGTTGCTGGTGAGCCCCGAGCGATTGCGCGAAGACGGCCTGCTGACCGCTGCCGATCTCGACTCCACCCCGGCGTTTCCGCTCTCGCACGTGGACTTCGGACCGGTGATCGCGTTCAAGTCTGCGCTTCTCGACCGCGCCTTCGAGCGCTTCGAGTCCTCGCCTCCGGCGGCACTGCGTGGCGCATTCGAAGCGTTCGGTGAGGCGCAGGACCACTGGCTCGACGACTACGCATTATTCGCGGCCCTCAAGCGGGAGTACGGCGGCTATGCGTGGACCCGCTGGGCGCCTGAACTCGCGCGCCGTGAACCCGCCGCACTCGCCGTCGCGCGAGCTCGACTGGCGCGTGAGCTGCGTTCCGAGCGTTTCCGCCAGTTCGCGTTCTTCCGCCAGTGGAGCCGACTGCGCGAGGAGGCACGCGCGGCCGGAGTCGCGATCGTCGGCGACGTGCCGATCTTTGTTGCGCACGACAGCGCCGACGTGTGGGCGCATCCCGAACTGTTCCATCTCGATGCGCAGCTGCAGCCTTCGATCGTGGCCGGCGTGCCGCCCGACTACTTCAGCGCCACCGGCCAGCGGTGGGGGAATCCGCTCTATCGCTGGGACGTGCTCGAGGCGCGCGGCTACGACTGGTGGGTGGAGCGTCTGCGCGCAGTGCTCGAGCTGGTGGACCTGGTGCGACTCGATCACTTCCGCGGATTCGACACTTACTGGGAAGTGCCGGCCGACTCCGCCACCGCCGAGCACGGGCGCTGGGTCGCCGGGCCCGGCGACGACTTCTTCCGTGCGATGCGAGACGCCCTCGGCGGGCTGCCGCTGATCGCCGAGGACCTGGGCGACGTGCGGCCCGAAGTGCTCGAGCTTCGCGATCGCTGGGGACTTCCGGGAATGACCGTGCTGCAGTTCGGTTTCGAGGCCGACGATCACGAGTTCGCACCGCACCGTCACGTGCCACAACGCGTCGTCTACACCGGCACGCACGACAACGACACCACGCGCGGCTGGTTCGCCGCGGCCGAAGAGTCGACGCGCGACCGCTTGCGACGCTACCTGGCGACCGATGCGCACGACGTGGCATGGGATCTGATCCGTGAGGCGTTTCGCTCGGTGGCCACGACCGCGATCGTGCCGCTGCAGGACGTGCTCGACCTCGGTGCCGAAGCACGCATGAACCTGCCGGGCCGCCCGGCCGGCAACTGGACCTGGCGCTTCACCGCGGATCGCTTCGGCGCGGCCCCACGCGAGCGACTGCGCGAACTGGCGAGTCTCTATGGACGCCGCGCCGTGGACGCGGGCGCATCGTCCGACCTATCCTCGAGGCGTGCCGGATGACTTCGTGGAGGAACCGACCATGGTGACGTTCACCGAACGCGCACACGCCAAGATCCTCGAACTG
The window above is part of the Candidatus Eisenbacteria bacterium genome. Proteins encoded here:
- the malQ gene encoding 4-alpha-glucanotransferase, which codes for MNPLRRGGLLLHPTSLPGRFGIGDLGPEASRWVQAVAESGLSLWQVLPLGPTGFGDSPYQCFSAFGGNPLLVSPERLREDGLLTAADLDSTPAFPLSHVDFGPVIAFKSALLDRAFERFESSPPAALRGAFEAFGEAQDHWLDDYALFAALKREYGGYAWTRWAPELARREPAALAVARARLARELRSERFRQFAFFRQWSRLREEARAAGVAIVGDVPIFVAHDSADVWAHPELFHLDAQLQPSIVAGVPPDYFSATGQRWGNPLYRWDVLEARGYDWWVERLRAVLELVDLVRLDHFRGFDTYWEVPADSATAEHGRWVAGPGDDFFRAMRDALGGLPLIAEDLGDVRPEVLELRDRWGLPGMTVLQFGFEADDHEFAPHRHVPQRVVYTGTHDNDTTRGWFAAAEESTRDRLRRYLATDAHDVAWDLIREAFRSVATTAIVPLQDVLDLGAEARMNLPGRPAGNWTWRFTADRFGAAPRERLRELASLYGRRAVDAGASSDLSSRRAG